The window CATTGAAACTGGCTATCCGTTGCCACAAAGTGCTTGAAGACGTCAAGAAAGGCGATAGTATTGCGGTGAACGGAGTCTGTCTGACCGTTTCGGATTTTTCGGCCGATCAGTTTACGGCGGATGTTATGCCCGAAACTGTGAAATCGACAACTCTTCACACACTTCGCACTGGCAGCCGATTGAATTTAGAGCGCGCCATGGCAGCCAATGGCCGGTTCGGCGGTCATTTTGTCAGCGGCCATGTAGATGGCACTGGTGAAATTATCCGTATCCGAAGACATGATAATGCCATCTATATGGAAATCGCCATTCCTCCCGAGTTGTCGGTTTATTTGATTCCGAAAGGCTCGGTGACCGTGGATGGCACGTCATTGACCATCTTCGAAGTGACGGAAAATGGGTTTGTCATTTCTCTCATTCCGGTTACTCAGGAAGACTCTATCGTTGGCGCAAAAAAAGCAGGAGAACAAGTGAATGTTGAATGTGACATGCTCGCGAAATATATGGAGAAGCTATTAGCAAAAAAAGAGGAGAAAGCTGTCGGCGGCGTAACAATGGAAACATTGGCCGCAAACGGTTTTCTCAGTTAAAGGAGGTCTTTTACTTTGTTCGCAACAATTGAAAAGGCGATTGACGAGCTCAAAAAAGGAAAACCGATCATCGTAGTGGATGACGAAGACCGTGAAAATGAAGGGGATTTCGTGGCGCTTGGCCAGTTTGCCACACCGGAGATTATCAATTTCATGGCGACGGAAGGAAGAGGTTTGATTTGTGTTCCGATTGAAGGGGAGAAAGCCAATCAGCTTGACCTTCCTCTCATGACGGACCGGAACAGTGATGCGCACGGTACGGCATTCACCGTCAGCATCGATCATGCGAAATGCCACACCGGCATCTCGGCATTTGAACGATCGGAAACCATTTTTGCCATGCTCGATGCACAGGCGGTTCCTTCTGATTTCAGAAGACCGGGCCATATTTTCCCGTTGATTGCCAAGCCGGGCGGCGTTTTAAAACGGGCGGGACATACCGAGGCGGCAGTGGATCTGGCGAAACTCGCAGGTGCGGAACCGGTCGGCGTCATTTGTGAAATTATGAATGAAGACGGAACGATGGCGAGACGCCCTGATTTGAATCTCATTGCAGAACGATTTGATCTTGTCATTCTGACGATTCAGGACTTGATTGCTTATCGAAGAAGTCGTGAGAAGCTGGTCGAATGTGTGGTGGAAGTCCAACTTCCGACCGATTTCGGCCAGTTCACTGCTGTCACGTATATTGAAAAATTGACAGGACGTGAACATATTGCCCTAGTGAAAGGTGAAATCGGGAACGGGGAAGATGTTCTTGTCCGGGTCCATTCGGAATGCCTGACGGGCGATGTGTTCGGCTCTTGCCGTTGTGACTGCGGTCCTCAGCTGCACGCCGCGCTTGCTCAAATCGAGAAGGCTGGTAGGGGCGTTTTGCTCTATATGCGGCAGGAAGGCCGGGGTATTGGGCTTGTCAATAAAATGAAGGCTTATAAACTTCAAGAAGAAGGATATGACACGGTGGAGGCCAATGCAAAGCTCGGGTTTGCTGATGATTTACGGGAGTATGGCATCGGTGCGCAAATCCTCCGTGACCTAGGAGTGCAATCCATGCATTTATTGACGAATAATCCGCGGAAGATCACCGGCCTAGCGGGGCATGGTTTGGAAATTACAGAGCGCATTCAGATTGAAATGCCGGTGAAAGCGGAAAACAAACAGTATATGGCTACGAAAAAAGAGAAACTGGGGCATTTATTGCACAGCTAAGGGGGAAATGACATGACAGTGACATTTGAAGGACATTTAGTCGGAACTGGATTGAAGATTGGAATCGTTGTCGCTCGCTTCAACGAATTCATTACAGGGAAATTGTTGAGCGGCGCGGAGGATGCGTTACGTCGGCATGGTGTGAGCGAGGAGGATGTGGCCATCGCTTGGGTGCCGGGTGCTTATGAAATTCCGCTTGCGGCAAAGAAAATGGCAACGTCCGGAAAGTATGATGCGGTCATCACGCTAGGCACCGTCATCCGCGGGTCGACACCGCATTTTGACTATGTTTGCAATGAAGTTGCGAAAGGCGTGGCGGCCATTTCCTTGCAGGAAGGGATCCCGGTCATTTTCGGCGTACTGACGACCGACACGATTGAACAGGCGATCGAACGGGCGGGGACGAAAGCCGGAAATAAAGGCTGGGATGCTGCGGCTTCCGCAATTGAAATGGCGAATCTGTTACAAGAGATGTAAGCCCTCGATTATTAGTCCGAATACCGATATAATGGGATGGGCAATCAATTGAAAGTGGGGGAACACAGATGACTAACAATTATCCTGAGAAAACTTGCTCTATTGAAAGGCTCGTCACCATTCCTGAAGATGTTGAAAAAGTGATCAATGGGGAAAAGACGGCGACCCGGCGGAATGGGGTCTATGCCTACCCGGGAGAAATCATGGTGTTGAATGGAAATGAATTCAAGATCGACAAGCTTTATTCCCAGACGTTGGGTGAATTGACAGATGAAGATGCGAAGACGGAAGGGTATTCGACAGTGGAAGAGTACAAGCAGGCGATGTTGGCGATTCATGAAAAAATGCCTTGGTTTCCGACAATGTCTGTATGGGTACATGAGTATAGCCCAGTGCAGAAATGACGCTAGGTCATGAAGTTTGGCATCTATAATCTCTTTGTTTATTTGCATGTGTTCAGTGCCGTTTTGTCCATCGGCCCATTATTCGTCCTGCTGCCGATCATCCGGCGATTGCGCGGCGCCGAGCGAAAGGTGGAATCCGCTTATCTCTCGGTGATTCAAGCGACCATCCGGATGGTCATGCATGCAGGTCATGTTTTAGTCTTCACTGGTGTTGTTTTACTGATCATCGGTCCATGGCCTTGGTATTCATCCTGGATTCTGCTGACATGGGCGATCATGTTGGTATCCGTCGTATTCTTGGCGAAGGGGTTCACAAGTGTCCTGAAAAATTTCCAACAATCGACCGATAAGCAACAGGTCTTGAATCGGCTTAGATCGACTTCTTGGATGTACATTGGCCTGCTGCTCCTTATGCTTTGGCTAATGGTGCAAAAGCCGATGCTTTGGTGAAATACATATGTGAGAAAAGCAGAAAGAGGCTGTCCTTATGAAAGGGCGGCCTCTTTCGCTTGGGTTCCCAGATTGCCTTCATTCACATATAGTAAAATGATAAGGGAGAGCCAGAATAAGGAGCGATTAGTTTGTTCCGACAACCACCATTTTACGACAACAGGATGCAGATGGATGAAGGGTCGCAGGATATTGGCGCTGTCGTCGCCTTCAACGAAGATAAGCTTGCCGACGCTCAGTAACAGCAAAAATTAGACCAACTCCAGCAACAAATTGATGAATTGAAACAAGGGAATGGGGCACAGGAAGATTCCATCGACACGCTGAATAAACTATTGGAAACGTTGATCGATCGTTTGGGGAAAGAGGAAGGGGTCAATTGAAAAAAGCAAGCCGGACTCATAGAAATTGTCCGGCCTGCCGAAAACAAGCACATGCTAATGGATACTCTTTGATCACTTATGAAAACAAACCGAGTTTCTCAATCCGGGATATGGCTTCCCTGATTCTGTCTTCACTTTCCAATAAACCGACACGGACATAGCCTTCTCCGTGCTCCCCGAACCCATTGCCCGGCGAGACGGCGACATCAGCTTTGGAAAGAAGAAGATCTGCGAATTGCTCACTTGTGTAGCCTTCCGGAATCGGCAACCAGCCGAAGAACGAGCCTGTCGGCGGTGTAACATCCCATCCGATCCGCCGGCATTCTGCAACGAGGACATCTCGTCGGCTTTCATAGAGTGCCACCAGATCGTCTACACATTGCTGGCTTTCCGTCAATGCTGTGATAGCAGCCCGTTGGACGGCAGGGAAAACGCTCGTGAATAAATGATCTTGCAATAAGTTGATCGCTTCCACGATTTCCGCATTCCCAATTGCAAATCCGACTCTCCAGCCTGCCATATTGTACATTTTGGATAGCGAAAGCATCTCGATGCCGACGTCTTTCGCTCCTTCTGCCTGCAGGTAGCTGATCGGTTTCTTTCCGTCAAACCCGATGGAACCGTAGGCAAAATCATTCAACACGTAAATGTCATGTTCCTTGGCAAATGCGACCGTTTCCTCAAAAAACGGGAGGGTGGCAGTCACGCCTGTCGGGTTGCTCGGGTAGTTCAAATACATCAATTTCGCTTCTTGTTTTTGACGGTCGGACAAGTTGCTGAAATCCGGGAAGAAGCCGTTTTTTTCGAGAAGCGGCATCGTTTCATAGCGAATGCCCGCCAAGCTCACACCCGACAGATAGTCCGGGTAGCCTGGGTCGGGAAGGAGCAATAATTCCCCTTCATTCATGATGGCAAGCGGTAATTCGACCACTCCGATTTTTGTTCCCCCGAGGACAGCCACTTCGGTTTCCGGGTCGACTGACACATCGAACTCCCGCTTGTAAAAGTCGGCCGCCGCCTGACGGAGTTCCTTCGTTCCCCGGAATGGGGAATAGCCGTGAGTCGCCGGATCTTCCGCCGCTTCCTGCAACGCTTTGACAATATGGGGAGGGGTTGGCTGGTCGGGGTTGCCGCGGCCTAGATTAATAACGTCCCGGCCTTCCGCCTGTGCTGCCTCGACTTTCCCAATTAATTCGGTAAAAAAATGCGGGGGTAATGCTTTCAATCGATTTGAAATCGCCATTCTTTTTCCTCTTTTCTCATTCATTCTATTGAATAGTATACATACAATACGAGACCGCCTGCAATCACATAGAATAATGTCAAAATAACTTGACTCTTTTTTAAAATGGGCTTATGATAAGCCTTGGGTTTCTAAATAAATAACAACTCTTATCCAGAGCGACCGAGGGAAAGGCCCGATGACGTCCAGCAACCCCTTGCAATCAAGGAAGGTGCCAAGTCCTACAGAGTGTAATTTCATTCTGAGAGATAAGCTGATATAGTTCAGTGCTTCTTTCGTTGATGAAATGGAAGAAGTTTTTTATTTTTATTTTTATTCAACGAGTGTTGAATAATAATATAGCCTCCGGCGGATGTCGCAGATTTCGAGCCTCGATTCAAAATCTGAACACAATTACGCCAAGGCGTAATTGATTTGCAGAAAGAGGAGAGCCACATGATCCGGATTGAAAATCTGACAAAAGAATATAGGACGAAGGCTGGCATTGTAAAAGGCGTGGATGATGTCTCCCTCGACATCAATACAGGCGAGATATTCGGCATCGTCGGTTATTCAGGAGCGGGAAAGAGCTCATTACTCCGCTGCATGAATCTGTTAGAAAAACCGACTAAAGGGACCATTTTAGTTAATGATGTAAACTTGGTGAAGCTGAAAGGGAAGAAATTGCGGCAAGCCCGACTAAAAATCGGAATGATCTTCCAGCATTTCTACCTCATCAGCCAGAAGACGGTCTATGAAAATATTGCCTTTGCACTGCAAGCGGCCAAAACTCCGGGAAACCAAGTGGAGGCACGGGTCACCGAATTGCTTGAGATGGTCGGCTTGGCGGATAAACGGGACGTCTATCCCGCTCAGCTAAGCGGCGGACAGAAACAGCGGGTCGGCATTGCCCGAGCGCTCGCTAATAATCCATCCGTATTGCTTTGCGACGAAGCGACATCTGCGCTGGACCCGAACACGACGACATCGATTTTGCGGTTGCTGAAAAAAATCAATCGGGAATTGGGCATCACGATCGTATTGATTACTCATGAAATGAATGTCGTGAAGGAAATTTGCGATCGGATGGCGATTATGCAGGACGGAAAAGTGATCGAAGAAGGACAAGTGTATGACATTTTCTCCGATCCAAAACAGCCGTTGACGAAAGAGTTCATCAGCAGTGTGGTTTCATTTGACGTGCCGCAAGCGATTTTGGAGACATGCACCGGGACATTGGTCAAGGTGAAATTCAAAGGGGACGTCGCCGTGAAGAGCGTCATTTCCGATACGATGCAACATTTCCATGTCAAAGGGAACTTCCTGCACGGCTCTATTGAGTATATTCAAGAAATGCCGCTCGGCACTTTCCTCATGGAGTTGCAGGGTGAACCGAATGAAATCCAGAAAGCGATCGACTTTATGGTCGGACAAGAGGCAAACGTGGAGGTGCTGGAGAAATGATTGATGTGCCACATATCATCGAGATGATGCCCGATATTACGAAAGCATTTGGCGAAACGCTCTATATGATCGGTATTTCGCTGGCCATCGCGGTTATCATCGGGCTTCCTTTGGGTGTTCTGCTCTTCGTCACAGACAAAGGTTTATTCCTTGAAAACCGGCTGATCAATTCCACTTTCGGTTTTGTCGTCAATATGGTGCGGTCAATCCCGTTCATTATATTGCTCGTGGCATTGATTCCATTAACTCAATTGATTGTCGGGAAAATCATCGGCCCGGGCGCGGCTAGTGTCTCCCTTTCGGCAGCGGCCATCCCGTTTTTCGCACGGATTGTCGAAACGTCCATGCGGGAAATCGACAAAGGGGTCATCGAGGCAGCGATCGCTATGGGGGCTTCCCCTTGGATGATCATCCGGAATGTTCTTTTGCCTGAAGCAAAGTCGAGCATTGTCCAAGGGATTACGTTGACAGTCATCAGTCTCGTTGCCTATTCCGCCATGGCGGGATTTGTCGGTGGAGGAGGGATCGGGGACTTGGCGATCCGGTTCGGGTATTACCGATATGACGATTCCATCATGATCGTAACAGTCGCCATACTCATCATATTAGTGCAGTTGATCCAATTTACGGGAGATCGGGTTTCAAAAGCTATAGATAAACGATAATTAGGGAGAGAAGAAGATGAAAAAGTTTTTATTGACTCTATTTGCCGTTGTGCTGGCAGCGGCTCTTGCTGCTTGTGGCGGGAAAGAGAAAGCGGAAAATGCAGATGATTCAGCAGCAACAGAAGAAAGCAAAACATTGACATTCGGTGCTACGGCAGGTCCATATAGTGATATGTTGAAAAAAGCAATCATTCCGGGCCTTGAAGAAAAAGGCTATAAAGTGGAAGTTACAGAATTCAGTGACTATATCCAGCCGAACAATGCGTTGAACAGCGGCGATATCGATGCGAACCTATTCCAGCATATCGTCTACCTGGAAAACTTTGCTCAAGAAAACAATATGGATTTGACGGATTTGATTGTCGTCCCGACTGCTCCACTCGGCATTTACTCAAACAAATACAAATCATTGGATGAAATCGAAGATGGGGCTTCCATCACGATTCCTAACGACCCTGTCAATGCGGCGAGAACATTGATCGTGCTGGAAGCGAACGGTCTTGTCAAAATGAATCCGGATATCGAACCGTTGAAAGCATCTGAAAAAGATGTCGTCGAAAACCCGAAAAACTTGGTCATCCAGCCACTCGAGGCAGGACAATTGCCACGTTCTGTGGATAGTGCCGATCTTGCAGCTGTTCCAGGAAACTTTGCGATAGCTGCTAACATGAACTTGTTAGATGCGCTTGCATTGGAAGAAATGCCAGACCAATTTCGTAACGTGGTCGCTGTGAAAACAGAAAACCAAGACAAGCAATTTGCCAAAGACATCATCGAAGTGATCGAATCGGATAAATTCGAAGAAGTGATTGACTCCGATTTCCAAGGATTCGGGAAACCGGCTTGGATGCAGCAATAATCTGACCTAAAAGCCCGCATCTTGCATAACAACAAGGAAACCATCCCCTTCCTGATCGGAGGCGGATGGTTTTTCTATGGTCAAACATATCGGAAATGGAGAAAATATAGTATACTGACTCATGGATGTTAGAGGACTGTACATAACGTGCACCATTTTTATCCATATTTTTACGGAAGAGTGGACGAGAATAGGAGAGCGACTAGATGATGAAAAGAACCGTATTATCACTGATTGCGATTATGCTAGTAGCGCTATTGGGCGCATGCAGCGGTAAAAACGCTGCGGGGGATGACAAGACGTTGCTCATCGGCACGTCCGGTGGGACGTTTAATTTCCTATTGAAAAGGGCGATTATCCCGGAGCTTGAAAAGAAGGGCTACCAAGTTAGTTTTTTTGAATACCAAGATATCGATGAGTTGAATGGAGATTTGCTGGAAGGCGAAATCGACTTGAATCTGTTCCAACATCAAGCCTATCTGGAACAACTTAAACAAGAACAGGACCTCCCGCTTTCTGAATTGATTGCGGTCCCAACCGAGCCAATCGGCCTGTTTTCCGAAGTGTACGATACATTGGATGACATAGAAGAAGGGGCAATCCTTACAGTCCCGAACGATCCGGTAAATCTTCCGGTAGCTTTGAATATGCTCCAGGAGGCTGATTTGATTACCTTGAATCCTGCAGTTGACGTAGCAGTGGCGACAGAGGCTGATATTGTGGAAAATCCGAAAAACCTACGGATCCAACCGATTTTGGAAAAACAATTGCCCGCTGCTTTGCAAAGTGCTGAATTGTCGGTGATTCCGATCGCTACTGCGTTGACGATCGACCTGGCTCCGACGGACGCGTTAGCGCTGGAAGAGGTTCCGGATTCATTTCAGACCATCTTTGTTGTCGCAACGGAAAATGAAGACAAGCCATTCGCTAAAGATTTGGTTGAAGTTATCAATTCCAAGGAATTCGCTGATGTGATGAAACCGGAAGAGATCTACTATGTGGAGAAGAAGGAAGAGTGAAAAAAGCAGGGACGGAATCCAATTCCATCCCTGCTTTTTCATCTCTAATTATGCTTCGATCTGCTCAGTCAGCTGAATCAACTCATCGATCAGACTGCCGATATAAGCAATTGTCTTTTTCAATGGCTCCTCCGTTGTAATATCGACTCCTGCCATCCGGGAAAGCTCGGCCGGTGTCTTCGTCCCTCCTGCTTTCAAGACGTTCAGCCAATCGTCCACAGCTGGCTGTCCTTCTTGTAAGATGCGCTCGGACACTTGCGTCGAAATCGTCAGGCCAGCACTGTACGTGTACGGATAGAGTCCCATATAGTAATGCGGCTGTCTCATCCAGGTCAGTTCGGCCCCTTCATTGATAATGACAGCATCGCCCCAGAATTCTTCCAGCACCCCGCGTTTGAAATTATTCAAAATCGTAGCGTTGACATTACCCCCTTCATCGACCCGCTCATAGACTTTCCGTTGATAGGCAGCCTCCAGCAAATGGGTGACAAAGTTATGGTAATACGTCCGGGATACGATCGACGAGATGACCCATCTCTTGAATTTCGGATCATCGGAGTTTTTCAGCAGATGGTTGGCCATCAGCATTTCATTCAAAGTGGAGGGCGCTTCGATGAAATAGAGTGACGGGTCTGCATTGAAAATGTTCTGTTCGCTGTTTGTATAATGGAAATGCCCCGCATGTCCCAATTCATGGGCAAGGACGAAGACATCTTCCATACTTCCTGTCCAGGAAATTAAAATATAGGAATGGTTCCCATACGGACTGGAACAAAAAGCGCCTGTCGACTTGCCAAGATTTTGTGCATAATCGATCCAACGTTCTTCATAAGCTTTATCCACCATGGCCGCATAGTCTTTTCCCATGATGGAGAGGGCGTCATCCATATACCGTTTCGACTCTTCGAATGTTATTTTTGGTTCATACGTCGGATCAAGCGGAATTTTCAAATCCGCGAATGTCATCGTATCCAAGCCATGGACCTTTTGCAGCAGTTTGGCGTATTTCCGCATATGGGGCGCCAGTTCCTCCATGATCAGATCGATCTGCCGATTGTACATCGAGCGGTCCACTTCCTGATCCATCAGTAAGTAATCGAAGATGTTCTCATAGCCGCGCAAGTCGGAAGTCGTCTTTTCCATTTGGACATGCATATCGTATGTTTTGGCAGTCGTATGTTGATATTCTTTTAATTTGGCTGAAAAAGCATCAAAGGCGGCCCGGCGTTTTGCCGTGTCGGGTTCTGATTCCCAACCGCCTTCAAAAGTGACGTAGCTCAGAGGATACGGTTCGCCGCCTACTACGAAATCATCGAATGTCATATCGACCAGCTTTGTCACATTGTACAATCCGTAGGGCGCGTTGAAAGTGGCCGAAAAGGCAGCCAATGTCTTCTCCGCCTCTGGATGCAGTTGATGTGGTTTTTTCCGGATGATTTGATTTAGATATCTTGCATGGCCTTCGGATTGAGCGGCGGCTTCTTGTAACGTTTCAGCCGGCAAAGCGGATAATTCGCTGGAGACAAAGGATAGGGTCTCGCTCAACTTAGCTGCAAATGTCCCGAATCTGCTTTCCCGCAGCTGAGCATTATCGTCGGTCTGATCCACACTAGAAGCCAAGCTGGCATAGGTGGCTGCGGGTATGAATTTTTCCATGATGCCACGATACTTGCCCAAGGCTTCGTTGATAATAGTTGGATTATCGATCTGCCCCTCGAATTGCTCCGCAAATCGACCGACTTCCTGTTCCAAATTGGCAATCGCCTGTTCATAATCTTCTTCTGTTTTGAATAAATCCGCTAAATTCCATGTTTCCTTCTCATTCACTTCTGTACGCACTGGCAAAGTCTTCATGAAGAAAATCTCCCCTTTTTCCCGTAGTCTGATTATAGGATAGCATTTCAATTGGGAAAATCACTAATAAAAGAGGGGAGGGATTTTCCACTGATGCCAGCACTTCTTATAAATGATTGTCAAGAATGAATTGGACCAGCCAGTCAGTGTCAAGTGGCCCATCGACTACTTCATAATATAAGGATGAATTTTGGATAATCAAATTTTCAGTGATGATAATTGTAATAGAGTTGTTCTCCTCGTCTTGGAGGCGGATGCTAAATTGGTCGATTTCATCGGTGACATCAATCTCCTCGGGTTTTATTTTCCGAAAATGGTAGCCTTCCAAAAAATGAAGGAGTGTCTCGATTTCGTCGGGGTCATCGACAATCCATGAGTCTGAGGGGACACCGGATATGGCTGGTATGGAAAAAGTTAAGGAGTGGAATGGATTATGCCATTGGGAGAGGACTTGTGTAAATTCCCTCTCTGTCTCATCTTGATAGGATTGGATCATCATATAGGCGCCGCCAAGCATAAGCGCTAGGAGCAGAATTGCTCTTGTCTTCATTGTCATCCCTCCAGCATGCGTTTTTCTAGTATACGCACGGAGTGACCGTAAGATTTGTACATTGGAATTGACTGTTCCTGAACATTTGAAATAGAGAATATGTTATAATTTGGTCGAATTCGGATTAAAGGGGATGTAAGGAATGGAAGAAATGAAACAAGTGCTGCATGCCATCCAGGATGAATACCCAGACGATTTTGCATGGTGTTATGGCTGCGGCCGGCTAAACACAGAAGGAGACCATTTCCGGACAGGCTGGGACGGGAATCGGACTGTAACGTTCTATAAGCCGGAAGAAAAATATACGTCAATTCCTGGATTCGTTTACGGCGGGGCGATTGCTTCCCTTGTGGACTGCCACGGAACAGGCTCTTGCTCTTTAGCATTACATAGGAAAAATGGATTTGAACCGGGGGATGGGGAGACACCGCCACGTTTTGTCACGGCATCGCTGCATGTGGATTATTTGAAACCTACACCGCAAGAAGCTCTCTTGAAAGCTGTTGGTACAGTGGAAGAGATTCACCCTAAAAAGTGGAAAGTAACTGTGGAAGTGTATGCGGACGATACGCTCTGTGCAACGGGGGAAGTCATCGGGGCGGTCATGCCTGCAATATTTGGACAACAATGATTTGAGAAGAACCGATTGCCGAGCGCGATCGGTTCTTCGCTCTTTTGCTGACGAAGTTATTTTCAAACGGTCATGAAACTTTCTACTGCATTCCCCGTATATATAGTAACTATTGCAGAATTGGGGTAAAGAATAATATCCGGGAAGGGAGGGACAGCGATGATATTTGTGCTAGGCATTGTGGCCGTCGTCATGACCGTCCCAATTACAGCAATCATTACGGATTATAAACGAAAAACATTGAAAATGAGAGCGGATCTGGTTCGGGAGGAAATCGAATTGGAGCAGCTCAAACAGCAAAACTTCATCATCGAGACTGAGAAAATGAAGATTGAATTGGAACAGATGAAATTGGATTATACTCAGAAGAACAGCGATATAGTAAAAATCTAGGTTATCAATGAAACTTTTTTGTACGCATGACTACTATAAGATAGAGGGGGTGTCTGCAATCGAAACAACAGGTTTGAAAGTTCTGGTTCATGCGAGCGCTTTCTTTGCACCATTTTTGGTCCCGTTCATCGTCTTTCTCGTCATCGAAGATGAGGAGATTAAGCGATTATCCGTCCAGGCATTATTATTCCAATTGGTCATGGGAGCCTTGATTTTCCTATCGATCTTACTCATCGTTGTGTTGATCGGTATTCCGATGCTCATCGTATTCGGTTTGATGACCATTATCGTTCCGATTATCGGAATCGTGAAGGCATTGCAGGGGGAAACCTATAACTACCCGTTCGTCAGAAACTTTTTCAGAGCGTGATCGAGAGGAATCGGCCCCATCCGAAGTGAAGGAGGGGGCTTTTGGAGTGGAGGTGGTTGAAATGGGAACCTGCCTGACCAATGGAGTCGAGTTGTATTATGAGGTGGCGGGGGAAGGGGAAGCGCTCGTTTTCACGCATGGTGCTTCCTGGGATCATGCACAATGGCGGCCGCAAATGGAGCACTTCCAAAAGAATTACCGGACGGTCGCGTGGGATGTCCGGGGGCACGGCCATTCCACCTTGCCGGATGGGGAAGTGGATTCGGAAGAGTTCGCCCGCGATCTCATTGGGTTACTCGACCATTTACAAATAAAAAAAGCGCATTTATGCGGGTTGTCGATGGGGGGCCATATTTCTCTTCAAACCGCCATCCGATACCCGGATCGGGTCATTTCGTTAGCATTAATCGGCACGCCTTTTACGAATGTTTTTAATTGGTATGAGAAATTATTGGTTCCCTTCAATCGGTTTTCCAATTTATTCATTTCGATGGACTGGATGGCCAGCATGCAGGCAAGTATGTTATCCCGGTTTAATCCAGATAATAAACGCTACATTGAGCAAGCCGTAAGCAACATTCCGAAAACCAATTGGATTCGGCTCTGGGACGCCATTACGAGAATGGAAAGTAAAGAGGAGTTGGCAAAAGTCGAATGCCCGACTCTCATTCTATACGGCGACCATGATACAATGGTTCAGCGGCAGCAGGAATTCATGCATCGCACCATTCCCTTCTCCATCTTGGAAGTCATTCCAAATGCGCATCATGCAACCAATCTGGATAACCCGGAGGCGGTC is drawn from Sporosarcina sp. FSL W7-1349 and contains these coding sequences:
- a CDS encoding PaaI family thioesterase — its product is MEEMKQVLHAIQDEYPDDFAWCYGCGRLNTEGDHFRTGWDGNRTVTFYKPEEKYTSIPGFVYGGAIASLVDCHGTGSCSLALHRKNGFEPGDGETPPRFVTASLHVDYLKPTPQEALLKAVGTVEEIHPKKWKVTVEVYADDTLCATGEVIGAVMPAIFGQQ
- a CDS encoding alpha/beta fold hydrolase, with product MEVVEMGTCLTNGVELYYEVAGEGEALVFTHGASWDHAQWRPQMEHFQKNYRTVAWDVRGHGHSTLPDGEVDSEEFARDLIGLLDHLQIKKAHLCGLSMGGHISLQTAIRYPDRVISLALIGTPFTNVFNWYEKLLVPFNRFSNLFISMDWMASMQASMLSRFNPDNKRYIEQAVSNIPKTNWIRLWDAITRMESKEELAKVECPTLILYGDHDTMVQRQQEFMHRTIPFSILEVIPNAHHATNLDNPEAVNLAMEKFLRGIQQARSET
- a CDS encoding DUF4870 domain-containing protein, which gives rise to METTGLKVLVHASAFFAPFLVPFIVFLVIEDEEIKRLSVQALLFQLVMGALIFLSILLIVVLIGIPMLIVFGLMTIIVPIIGIVKALQGETYNYPFVRNFFRA
- a CDS encoding MetQ/NlpA family ABC transporter substrate-binding protein, with translation MKKFLLTLFAVVLAAALAACGGKEKAENADDSAATEESKTLTFGATAGPYSDMLKKAIIPGLEEKGYKVEVTEFSDYIQPNNALNSGDIDANLFQHIVYLENFAQENNMDLTDLIVVPTAPLGIYSNKYKSLDEIEDGASITIPNDPVNAARTLIVLEANGLVKMNPDIEPLKASEKDVVENPKNLVIQPLEAGQLPRSVDSADLAAVPGNFAIAANMNLLDALALEEMPDQFRNVVAVKTENQDKQFAKDIIEVIESDKFEEVIDSDFQGFGKPAWMQQ
- the pepF gene encoding oligoendopeptidase F, with amino-acid sequence MKTLPVRTEVNEKETWNLADLFKTEEDYEQAIANLEQEVGRFAEQFEGQIDNPTIINEALGKYRGIMEKFIPAATYASLASSVDQTDDNAQLRESRFGTFAAKLSETLSFVSSELSALPAETLQEAAAQSEGHARYLNQIIRKKPHQLHPEAEKTLAAFSATFNAPYGLYNVTKLVDMTFDDFVVGGEPYPLSYVTFEGGWESEPDTAKRRAAFDAFSAKLKEYQHTTAKTYDMHVQMEKTTSDLRGYENIFDYLLMDQEVDRSMYNRQIDLIMEELAPHMRKYAKLLQKVHGLDTMTFADLKIPLDPTYEPKITFEESKRYMDDALSIMGKDYAAMVDKAYEERWIDYAQNLGKSTGAFCSSPYGNHSYILISWTGSMEDVFVLAHELGHAGHFHYTNSEQNIFNADPSLYFIEAPSTLNEMLMANHLLKNSDDPKFKRWVISSIVSRTYYHNFVTHLLEAAYQRKVYERVDEGGNVNATILNNFKRGVLEEFWGDAVIINEGAELTWMRQPHYYMGLYPYTYSAGLTISTQVSERILQEGQPAVDDWLNVLKAGGTKTPAELSRMAGVDITTEEPLKKTIAYIGSLIDELIQLTEQIEA
- a CDS encoding MetQ/NlpA family ABC transporter substrate-binding protein, with the protein product MMKRTVLSLIAIMLVALLGACSGKNAAGDDKTLLIGTSGGTFNFLLKRAIIPELEKKGYQVSFFEYQDIDELNGDLLEGEIDLNLFQHQAYLEQLKQEQDLPLSELIAVPTEPIGLFSEVYDTLDDIEEGAILTVPNDPVNLPVALNMLQEADLITLNPAVDVAVATEADIVENPKNLRIQPILEKQLPAALQSAELSVIPIATALTIDLAPTDALALEEVPDSFQTIFVVATENEDKPFAKDLVEVINSKEFADVMKPEEIYYVEKKEE